DNA sequence from the Candidatus Atribacteria bacterium genome:
TTGCCTTACTAAGTTAGTCATTGTTAAGCAGGTTAAAGATGCTTAGGGAAAAAGCAAAACAGATAGGAATAAAAAATTATGGGAAAGATTTTTTCACCAAAACCAGTTAAACTTGTAATTAGTATGTTCACCTCGGGAAACAAAATATTTGAAGTATACCAAAAATTATTGATTAAAAAGTTCGGGGAAGTTGATATCGAAAGCAATACTCAAATTTTTAATTACACAGATTATTATGAAGATGAATTTGGTCAAAATTTAATGCAAAAATTACTTTCTTTTTCCACTTTGATAAGGCCAGAAGAGCTTGTAGAAATCAAAACAATAACCAATGATTTGGAAAAGAATAATATTACTAAAGATATTAATTCCGATATAAACGAATATAAACGAATAATAAATATTGATCCGGGATATATTAGCTTAGATAAATTCATTCTAGCCAGCACAAAAAATGGAC
Encoded proteins:
- a CDS encoding DUF4416 family protein, which gives rise to MGKIFSPKPVKLVISMFTSGNKIFEVYQKLLIKKFGEVDIESNTQIFNYTDYYEDEFGQNLMQKLLSFSTLIRPEELVEIKTITNDLEKNNITKDINSDINEYKRIINIDPGYISLDKFILASTKNG